From the genome of Leptodactylus fuscus isolate aLepFus1 chromosome 1, aLepFus1.hap2, whole genome shotgun sequence, one region includes:
- the LOC142191882 gene encoding acyl-coenzyme A amino acid N-acyltransferase 1-like, with protein sequence MATLEVSPEISLADETVKIQVWGLPPGQAITLRAWLKDEKGELYHSRAFYLADKEGKLDLEKSPATGGDFIGVYPMGLFWALRPSVPNLRLMKRDVMGSPFLVHLELYTSLIISPLPEDAPAVSKVIERWYVAPGVQRILVREGRVRGTLFLPPGEGPFRGVVDMFGSAVGLLEFRSSLLASRGFASLALAYSGYDDLPKFLGTVDLKYFEEAAQLLSSHPKVADGGIGVVGICKGAEMALAMASYLPQVSATICINGTNGVNGNSLTYDDLLVNGMPYNPERLLVTDFASISFTNAMGDPRKPEHQDAVLPLEKARGPILFMAADQDQNYNSLFYAREAMARAEKYGKNDVYLQCYPGAGHLIEPGSPYCPASQTPFFPLPLAWGGDLLGHCIAQETSWKQIQEFLRRYVKCSRQNKL encoded by the exons ATGGCCACTCTAGAAGTTTCTCCCGAAATCTCCCTAGCGGATGAAACAGTGAAGATCCAAGTTTGGGGTCTCCCTCCGGGACAGGCCATTACTCTAAGGGCCTGGCTAAAGGATGAGAAAGGGGAGCTCTATCACTCCAGAGCGTTCTACCTGGCAGATAAAGAAGGGAAGTTGGATTTGGAGAAATCtccggcaactggtggagactTCATTGGAGTCTATCCCATGGGCCTGTTCTGGGCGCTGAGACCATCTGTCCCAAATCTAAGGCTGATGAAACGTGATGTGATGGGAAGTCCTTTTCTGGTACATCTGGAGCTATATACCTCATTGATAATAAGTCCACTTCCTGAAGATGCGCCTGCTGTCAGCAAAGTCATTGAGAGATGGTACGTGGCTCCTGGAGTCCAGAGAATACTAGTAAGAGAAGGACGAGTACGAGGAACACTTTTCCTCCCACCAG GTGAAGGACCCTTTCGAGGAGTTGTTGACATGTTTGGAAGTGCCGTTGGTCTACTGGAGTTTCGTAGCAGCCTCCTGGCCAGCCGTGGTTTTGCCTCGCTTGCCCTGGCTTATTCCGGCTATGACGATTTGCCGAAGTTCCTCGGTACAGTAGATTTAAAATATTTTGAAGAAGCCGCTCAGTTACTGTCTAGTCATCCAAAA GTGGCAGATGGTGGAATTGGAGTGGTCGGTATATGTAAAGGAGCTGAGATGGCTTTGGCCATGGCGTCTTATCTGCCTCAGGTTTCAGCTACCATATGCATCAATGGAACCAATGGTGTGAATGGCAACAGCCTCACTTATGATGATCTCCTTGTGAACGGCATGCCCTACAATCCAGAAAGATTGTTGGTCACAGACTTTGCGTCAATTAGCTTTACCAACGCAATGGGCGATCCAAGAAAACCAGAACACCAGGATGCTGTACTTCCCCTGGAGAAAGCCAGAGGTCCAATCCTCTTTATGGCTGCAGACCAAGACCAGAACTACAACAGTTTGTTTTATGCTAGGGAAGCAATGGCAAGGGCAGAAAAGTACGGTAAGAATGATGTATACCTGCAGTGTTATCCAGGAGCAGGACATCTCATAGAGCCAGGTTCTCCTTACTGTCCAGCATCCCAAACCCCATTCTTTCCACTTCCTCTCGCTTGGGGTGGAGATCTCTTGGGCCACTGTATAGCGCAGGAAACAAGTTGGAAGCAGATTCAAGAATTTCTACGTAGATATGTTAAGTGCTCTCGACAGAATAAATTATGA